The window TGTTACCAACACCGGACAATTTGCTGGCGAAGAAGTCGTTCAGCTATATATCCGCGATTTGGCAGGAGAAATTGTCAGGCCTGTAAAGGAATTGAAAGGATATAATAAAATTGCCCTGGAGCCAAATGAAACGAAGGAAGTACAATTCACAATAACTGAAGATATGCTTCGATACTATCATGAAGACCTTCAATATATAAGCGATCCTGGTACATTCATTGCTTATGTAGGGCCGAACAGCCACGAAATCACTGCTCTGACTTTTAAACTAGAAGTATAGAAAATTATGAGGTGAAAAGATGATAAAACAAGATAACGCAACCATCCAGCTCGAAGCGGCCGGCTTGTCCTTCACATTTCTCAACAGCGGGGACATTTCCGTTGTATCCTACAAAAATGTGATGTTAAACCAGATCATAACAAATCCAATTGATGGTTCCTTAAATAACCTTTACTTGAGGCTATACAAGAATGATGGAATCCAAGTTGTACCGTTACTGGGAGTTCATTCGAATAGTCGAATACACTACTCCGATTCACAGGTTTCCTGGGAGGGGGATGCAGACGAAGTCCGCTATAAAGTAACATTCAGGCTTTCTGACCAGGGTATTTGGTTTTGGGATATTCATCTTTTCGGAACCGACATTGAAGTCGATATCATTTATGGACAGGATTTAGGGTTGGCCGATATTGGCGCGGTAAGATCGAATGAAGCTTATATGTCCCAATATATTGATCATAAAGTGTTGGAAGATGAGTCCCTTGGCCATGTCATTTGTTCCCGACAAAACCAGCCACAATCAACAGGACATCCATACTTGCAGCAAGGTTCCTTAACAAGATCAATCGGATTTTCCACTGATGGTTTCCAATTTTTTGGCCTTTCCTATAAAGAAACCAATAAACCGGAAGTCTTGACAAAACCATCCCTAGCAAATGAAGTATACCAGTATGAATTTGCTTATACAGCACTTCAATCAGAAAAAGTGGCCTTGTCAGGACAGACTCAGTTCGTCTTTTACGGCCTTTTTAAAGCGGATCATTACGATGCAGTCACTGTTTTGGAATATCATGAAGAAGTCCAGCGAGCATGGGAGCAAGTAAGGGACATTCACAGCCCAACGACTCCGGTCGTAAAAACATCGCTTTCCACTGAAATTGGAGAACCATTAAAAACTCTTTCCATGGATTGTACTGAAATTAACAGCCTCTTCCCCCGCCGCCATCAGGAGGAATGGGAAGGCGACAGGCTTTTATCCTTCTTTACAGACACGTATGAACATATCGTGTTAAAAGAAAAGGAATTACTTGTGGAACGCCCAACCGGCCATATAGTCATGACGGCCCAAAATGGTAAACTGAAAGAAAATACGATTACAACAACAAGTTATATGTACGGGTTATTCAATGCTCAGCTAGTGGTCGGCAATACTTCCATGAACAAACTGTTGACCAATGCCAGGAATCCGCTAAATGCATTAAAAACATCAGGGCAACGTATTTACGTTGAATTAGAAGGTGGGTATCAGCTCCTCACCATGCCTTCGCTTTTTGAAATGGGCTTTAACTATGCTCGCTGGTTTTACAAGACTTCTGACGAAACGTTCATTATTACAAATTTCACAACAGTGGACACACCTGAAGTCCAGCTGAATGTCAAGTCTGCTAGCGGGAAAGCCTACCGCTATCTTGTTACAAACCAAGTGTCGATGAATAACAATGAGTACGCCGCTCCATTCCATATGGATCAGGACGGAGATATCCTAACATTCCGTGCAGATTCTGCTTCTGACAACGCAAGGGTATATCCGAAACTCGCCTATCGGATGAAGGTTTCGGGTACTGAATTCAGCTTATCTGATGAACGGAAATTTGGTCAGCATTTTATCCCACAATCAGCTTCCCTCGTCGTTCTTGAATTAAGCGCAACACCGACATGGGAACTAACTGTCCAGGGTCTGCTCCATGGCGAGGTTCTTCCATTCGTGGAAAGGGAAGCATTAAAGGAAATCGAGAAATATAGGGAACTCCAGCGCGATGTTATGAATGGTTTCAAACTATCCCAAAAGGACAAGACAACACCTGAACTTGAAAAAGTAAACGCACTTGCGTGGTGGTATACACATAATATGCTCATCCACTTTGCGGTACCGCATGGCCTTGAACAATACAGCGGGGCTGCATGGGGAACAAGGGATGTATGCCAGGGTCCTACGGAATATTTCATGGCTACCCAAAATTATGAAGCGGTCCGGGAAATCATTAAAACCGTTTTCTCCCATCAATACGAAGAAACCGGTAATTGGCCGCAATGGTTTATGTTCGATAAATACGTGAACATCCAATCCCACGAAAGCCATGGCGATATTATTGTTTGGCCGCTAAAAATGATAACCGAT is drawn from Bacillus sp. FJAT-18017 and contains these coding sequences:
- a CDS encoding GH36-type glycosyl hydrolase domain-containing protein; the encoded protein is MIKQDNATIQLEAAGLSFTFLNSGDISVVSYKNVMLNQIITNPIDGSLNNLYLRLYKNDGIQVVPLLGVHSNSRIHYSDSQVSWEGDADEVRYKVTFRLSDQGIWFWDIHLFGTDIEVDIIYGQDLGLADIGAVRSNEAYMSQYIDHKVLEDESLGHVICSRQNQPQSTGHPYLQQGSLTRSIGFSTDGFQFFGLSYKETNKPEVLTKPSLANEVYQYEFAYTALQSEKVALSGQTQFVFYGLFKADHYDAVTVLEYHEEVQRAWEQVRDIHSPTTPVVKTSLSTEIGEPLKTLSMDCTEINSLFPRRHQEEWEGDRLLSFFTDTYEHIVLKEKELLVERPTGHIVMTAQNGKLKENTITTTSYMYGLFNAQLVVGNTSMNKLLTNARNPLNALKTSGQRIYVELEGGYQLLTMPSLFEMGFNYARWFYKTSDETFIITNFTTVDTPEVQLNVKSASGKAYRYLVTNQVSMNNNEYAAPFHMDQDGDILTFRADSASDNARVYPKLAYRMKVSGTEFSLSDERKFGQHFIPQSASLVVLELSATPTWELTVQGLLHGEVLPFVEREALKEIEKYRELQRDVMNGFKLSQKDKTTPELEKVNALAWWYTHNMLIHFAVPHGLEQYSGAAWGTRDVCQGPTEYFMATQNYEAVREIIKTVFSHQYEETGNWPQWFMFDKYVNIQSHESHGDIIVWPLKMITDYLTATGDFSILHEEVPYTTTTSYQFTEHTAPIWDHVQKEIDYIKDNFLHGTYLSSYGDGDWDDTLQPANAQLKHYMVSSWTVSLTYQVLNHLSSVLESANVKEAAELKQLASGIEADFNKYILQTDVIPGFVYMEHPEKAELMLHPNDTKTGINYRLLPMTRSMISELFTPEQAERHYQLIKDKLFCPDGVRLMNRPANYVGGVSVNFKRAEQAANFGREIGLQYVHAHIRFIEAMAKLGKVDEVWNGLQVINPIGIKEVVPNADIRQSNTYFSSSDGKFKSRYEAQERFDELRLGTVPVKGGWRIYSSGPGIYMNQLISNCLGIRFQDTDLIIDPILPEQFNGLHFDFEILDVPVTFVYHSDSKGRKNVVVNGNRLDAEIVSNRYREGGLRINRSQLAEILNKADNVIEVFL